In a genomic window of Pedobacter sp. KBS0701:
- a CDS encoding ROK family protein, whose product MEKPVALGVDIGGSHITAALVDLETRTLVKNSIKRSPVNSQESKEVILSAWCDIINKAFKNIKNGARNVGIAMPGPFNYSEGISLIKDQDKFKSLYQINVKEELSERLDIPAEHIHFINDAAGFLQGEVFAGAAKGNGSILGLTLGTGLGSSLCLNHKAFDADLWNSEFLDGIAEDYLSTRWFVKRFNQLSGKTVDGVKELVELIETDHFATMVFMEFGYNLAQFLIPIIKEHKIDTVIVGGNIAQSFNAFAPELIATLKGNGIDTEIKISELKEHAALIGAASCCDMSLT is encoded by the coding sequence ATGGAAAAGCCTGTTGCATTAGGTGTAGATATTGGCGGCTCGCATATAACGGCCGCATTGGTGGATTTGGAAACAAGAACTTTAGTGAAGAATTCTATCAAACGTAGCCCTGTGAATTCGCAGGAGAGTAAAGAAGTGATTTTATCGGCATGGTGCGATATCATCAATAAGGCTTTTAAAAATATTAAAAACGGTGCCCGGAATGTTGGAATTGCCATGCCAGGTCCGTTTAATTATAGTGAAGGCATTTCATTAATTAAAGATCAGGATAAGTTTAAATCACTTTACCAGATCAATGTAAAAGAAGAATTGTCTGAAAGATTGGATATCCCTGCAGAGCATATTCACTTTATAAACGATGCGGCAGGTTTTTTACAAGGTGAGGTTTTTGCCGGCGCTGCCAAAGGAAATGGGAGTATATTGGGCTTAACGCTTGGTACCGGACTGGGTTCATCGCTTTGTCTCAATCATAAAGCTTTTGATGCTGACCTCTGGAACTCCGAATTTTTAGACGGAATTGCGGAAGATTACCTTTCTACGCGCTGGTTCGTAAAACGTTTTAACCAACTTAGCGGCAAAACGGTAGACGGGGTGAAAGAACTGGTGGAATTAATAGAAACAGATCATTTCGCGACCATGGTTTTTATGGAATTTGGCTATAACCTGGCTCAGTTCCTGATCCCTATTATTAAGGAGCACAAAATAGACACTGTAATAGTTGGTGGTAATATTGCGCAATCTTTTAACGCATTTGCCCCAGAATTAATTGCAACACTTAAAGGAAATGGAATAGATACTGAAATCAAAATTTCAGAACTTAAAGAACATGCAGCGTTAATTGGTGCTGCGAGTTGCTGCGATATGAGTTTAACTTAA
- a CDS encoding GH92 family glycosyl hydrolase, which produces MKLKLITSILCCIAAKGLLAQQKDFVHYVNTLQGTNSKHELTRGNTYPTTALPFGMHTWTPQTGRNGDGWKYQYFKDKIRGFQQAHQCSSWTRDYAVFSLMPVVDELIVNEDKRETKFSHQAEIAKPNYYKVTFENDITTEISPSERGAHLRFSYPKGKRSFLILDGYTRLSGVQIYPKENKITGWVNNGEGFKRGWKSYYVIRFDQPIKSYGTWENKHNTVAKDSISAEGLGKGAFVQFESGAKVQVKTASSYISLQQAELNLKRELGNDKTLEDTKANAAAVWNKSLGKIEVEGGSKADMETFYSCFFRASLFSRKFYEINEAGKPYYFSPYDGKVHDGYMFTDTGFWDTFRAQFPLNTLIQPEMHGRYMQAMLDAYAQCGWLPSWSFPSEAGSMIGNHAISLLADAWAKGIRTFDPKKALDAYYHEAMNKGPWGPANGRDGVIEYNQLGYVPYPKYREATAKTLEYAYDDYCAYTLAKMIGDKHYMEVFEKPMFNYKNVYDPATRFMRGRNAEGKWSPNFDPTEWGGPFTEGNAWHWQWSVFQDTKGLINLMGGNSNFISKLDSVFSEPNKVNVGSYGGMIHEMTEMVMANMGQYAHGNQPIQHMVYLYNYANQPWKAQFYAREVMHKLYDATENGYPGDEDQGQTSSWYVLSALGFYSVTPGSGEYVLGSPVFKKTTINLENGKKFIIEAPANDIHHVYIKSASLNGKNYTKNFINHSDLLKGGVLKLEMNVKPSLNRGLSEEDKPFSISK; this is translated from the coding sequence ATGAAACTCAAATTAATCACATCAATTTTATGCTGCATTGCAGCCAAGGGGTTATTGGCGCAACAGAAGGATTTTGTCCATTATGTGAACACACTGCAGGGGACCAATTCTAAACATGAACTCACGCGGGGGAATACCTATCCTACTACTGCCTTGCCTTTTGGTATGCATACCTGGACGCCTCAAACCGGTCGGAATGGCGACGGATGGAAATACCAATACTTTAAAGACAAAATTAGGGGCTTTCAGCAAGCGCACCAATGCAGTTCGTGGACGAGAGATTATGCCGTATTTTCTTTAATGCCAGTGGTTGATGAGCTGATTGTAAATGAAGATAAACGCGAAACTAAATTTAGCCACCAGGCTGAGATTGCTAAACCAAACTATTATAAAGTAACATTCGAAAACGATATCACCACCGAAATTTCACCATCTGAACGTGGTGCACACCTCAGGTTCAGCTATCCAAAAGGCAAAAGAAGCTTTTTAATTTTAGATGGTTATACCAGATTGAGCGGTGTTCAAATCTATCCTAAAGAAAATAAAATAACTGGTTGGGTAAACAATGGCGAAGGTTTTAAAAGGGGGTGGAAAAGTTATTATGTAATCCGGTTCGATCAGCCAATTAAATCTTACGGTACATGGGAAAACAAACATAATACCGTTGCAAAAGATTCCATTTCTGCTGAAGGATTAGGTAAGGGTGCATTTGTACAGTTCGAATCGGGCGCAAAAGTGCAGGTAAAGACAGCATCATCTTATATCAGTCTACAACAGGCCGAACTTAATTTAAAACGAGAACTGGGCAACGATAAAACTTTGGAAGATACAAAAGCCAATGCTGCTGCGGTATGGAATAAATCGCTCGGAAAGATAGAAGTGGAAGGTGGATCGAAAGCAGATATGGAAACGTTTTATTCTTGCTTTTTCAGGGCAAGTTTGTTCTCCAGGAAGTTTTACGAAATTAACGAAGCTGGAAAACCATATTACTTTAGTCCGTATGATGGTAAAGTACATGATGGCTATATGTTTACCGATACAGGGTTTTGGGATACTTTCCGGGCCCAGTTTCCGCTAAATACACTGATACAGCCAGAAATGCATGGTCGTTATATGCAAGCCATGCTCGATGCCTACGCGCAATGCGGTTGGTTACCCTCATGGTCTTTCCCCAGCGAAGCCGGAAGTATGATCGGTAACCATGCTATTTCTTTGTTAGCAGATGCCTGGGCAAAAGGAATCAGAACATTTGATCCGAAAAAAGCTTTAGATGCCTATTATCACGAAGCGATGAACAAAGGGCCATGGGGACCGGCAAATGGCAGGGATGGCGTAATCGAGTATAACCAGTTGGGTTATGTTCCTTATCCAAAATATAGAGAAGCCACTGCAAAAACATTAGAATATGCTTACGATGATTATTGTGCTTACACTTTAGCCAAAATGATTGGCGATAAACATTATATGGAGGTTTTTGAGAAGCCGATGTTCAATTATAAAAATGTTTACGATCCGGCTACACGTTTTATGAGGGGAAGGAATGCGGAAGGCAAATGGTCGCCAAATTTCGATCCAACCGAATGGGGAGGTCCGTTTACTGAAGGAAATGCGTGGCATTGGCAATGGTCGGTTTTTCAGGATACCAAAGGTTTAATTAATTTGATGGGAGGAAACAGCAATTTTATCTCCAAGTTAGATTCTGTTTTTAGCGAACCCAATAAAGTAAATGTGGGTTCGTACGGGGGGATGATTCATGAAATGACCGAAATGGTAATGGCCAATATGGGGCAGTATGCACATGGCAATCAACCCATACAGCACATGGTTTATTTATACAACTATGCCAACCAACCCTGGAAGGCACAATTTTATGCCCGTGAGGTGATGCATAAGCTGTATGATGCAACAGAAAATGGTTATCCTGGAGATGAAGATCAAGGGCAAACTTCTTCCTGGTATGTATTAAGCGCTTTAGGGTTTTATAGCGTAACCCCTGGTTCTGGCGAGTATGTTTTAGGAAGTCCGGTATTCAAAAAAACAACCATAAACTTAGAAAATGGCAAAAAATTCATCATTGAAGCACCTGCAAATGATATTCATCATGTTTATATAAAATCAGCAAGCTTAAATGGTAAAAATTATACCAAAAATTTTATAAATCATAGCGATTTGTTAAAAGGAGGGGTGTTAAAATTAGAGATGAATGTTAAACCTTCGTTAAATAGAGGGCTATCAGAAGAAGATAAGCCATTTTCAATCAGTAAATAG
- a CDS encoding glutaminase family protein, producing MRKLSLVALCLFFNLITKAQDKAPAYPLITHDAYFSIWSFGDGLNQSVTKHWTGKEQSLLGVIKVDGKYYRFLGEKSKTFKDILPAADALKYQAGYRFDKPEAGWESITYNDKDWKKAEAPFGDDNSAKTKWNSDDLYFRRTFDVAKVSAAKKYLKLNHDDNVIVYLNGKIIYKKNGWVSDYSYLPIEDGILKTGKNVLAIHCKNTAGGRHLDAGIVEEEADHLNIAPATQTNVSIQSTTTKYTFSCGPVELQVAFTSPLLLNDIKLTARPISYINYAVKSTDARQHSVAIFFGASSNLAVNTPNQSVSAWKSSKNNLSILKTGTVEQPVLKKRGDDLRIDWGYLYLAVPGRFNARQFIAPQNESLKAFMEAKYPTQNQVLNSRNLSLSSVIPFGSVSSTPVDKYMMLGYDDLKSVEYFGEKLQPVWRQSGSKQFEDQLAEASAQYPDLKNKCAIFDAQLYADAEKAGGKEYAELCKLAYRQAIAAHKIVYSPNGDILFLSKENFSNGSINTVDVTYPSAPQFLVYNPELLKGMLNGIFYYSESGKWKKPFAAHDLGTYPLANGQTYGEDMPVEEAGNMIILTAAITRAEGNAKYAGKHWEVMSVWANYLLREGFDPANQLCTDDFAGHLARNSNLSVKAIVALGAYAQMAQLLGKADVAAKYRTAALQMAQNWMKMADDGDHYALTFNDKNTWSQKYNLVWDKLLKLNLFPGEVYKKEINFYLTKQKDFGLPLDSRRTYTKSDWIMWTATLADNEADFQKFISPIYRYVTKTESKVPLSDWHETTNGKMTGFQARSVVGGYFIKMLADKWNIK from the coding sequence ATGAGAAAACTTTCCTTAGTAGCACTTTGTCTTTTTTTTAATTTAATTACTAAAGCACAAGATAAGGCACCTGCTTATCCGTTAATTACACATGATGCCTATTTCAGTATTTGGTCTTTCGGCGATGGGCTTAACCAATCTGTTACCAAACATTGGACCGGGAAGGAGCAATCTTTATTAGGTGTAATAAAGGTTGATGGCAAATATTACCGGTTTCTGGGCGAAAAAAGTAAAACTTTTAAAGACATACTTCCAGCAGCTGATGCATTAAAATATCAGGCTGGTTATCGCTTCGATAAACCTGAAGCAGGTTGGGAAAGCATTACATACAATGATAAGGACTGGAAAAAAGCCGAAGCTCCTTTTGGAGACGATAATTCTGCCAAAACAAAATGGAATAGTGATGATCTTTACTTCAGAAGAACCTTCGATGTGGCCAAAGTATCGGCTGCAAAAAAATACCTGAAACTCAATCACGATGATAATGTAATTGTTTATTTAAATGGTAAAATAATTTACAAAAAGAACGGATGGGTTTCTGATTATAGCTATTTGCCAATTGAAGATGGTATTTTAAAAACAGGAAAAAATGTACTGGCTATCCATTGTAAAAATACCGCTGGTGGCAGGCACCTGGATGCCGGGATAGTTGAAGAAGAGGCAGATCATCTAAACATTGCTCCAGCCACTCAAACCAATGTATCCATTCAGTCAACCACAACCAAATACACTTTTAGCTGTGGCCCGGTAGAACTACAGGTAGCTTTTACCTCCCCATTATTACTGAATGATATTAAATTAACCGCAAGGCCAATCAGTTATATTAATTATGCCGTTAAATCTACTGATGCCAGGCAGCACAGCGTAGCTATTTTCTTTGGGGCATCATCAAACCTGGCCGTGAATACACCAAATCAAAGCGTATCGGCTTGGAAGAGTTCAAAAAACAATCTCTCTATATTAAAAACAGGAACCGTAGAGCAGCCGGTGTTAAAGAAACGGGGAGACGACCTGCGCATTGATTGGGGCTATTTGTACCTGGCCGTTCCGGGCAGATTTAATGCCAGGCAATTTATAGCTCCGCAGAACGAAAGCTTAAAAGCTTTTATGGAGGCAAAATATCCAACTCAAAACCAGGTTTTAAATTCCAGGAACTTAAGTTTAAGTAGTGTTATTCCTTTCGGTTCGGTTTCTTCCACACCCGTAGATAAATATATGATGTTGGGATATGATGACCTGAAATCAGTTGAATACTTTGGTGAAAAACTACAGCCTGTTTGGCGACAATCTGGTTCAAAGCAATTCGAAGATCAGTTGGCTGAGGCCAGTGCCCAATATCCTGATTTAAAAAACAAGTGTGCCATTTTTGATGCCCAACTATATGCTGATGCAGAAAAAGCTGGGGGAAAAGAATATGCCGAACTGTGTAAGCTAGCTTATAGACAGGCTATTGCTGCGCACAAAATCGTGTATTCCCCAAATGGCGATATCCTTTTTTTATCCAAAGAAAATTTCAGTAATGGCTCCATCAATACGGTAGATGTTACTTACCCTTCAGCACCGCAATTTTTGGTGTACAATCCTGAATTGTTAAAAGGCATGCTGAATGGTATTTTCTATTATTCAGAAAGTGGAAAATGGAAGAAACCTTTTGCCGCACACGATTTAGGTACTTATCCTTTGGCAAACGGCCAAACCTACGGTGAAGATATGCCGGTAGAAGAGGCTGGAAATATGATCATCTTAACTGCTGCTATTACCAGGGCAGAAGGAAATGCAAAATATGCAGGGAAACATTGGGAGGTAATGTCAGTATGGGCCAATTATTTACTAAGAGAAGGATTCGATCCTGCAAACCAGCTTTGTACCGATGATTTCGCAGGTCATTTGGCCAGAAATTCGAATTTATCGGTAAAGGCCATTGTGGCTTTAGGTGCTTATGCACAAATGGCGCAATTATTAGGCAAAGCTGATGTAGCTGCAAAATACAGAACGGCTGCTTTGCAAATGGCGCAGAACTGGATGAAAATGGCCGATGATGGCGATCATTATGCTTTAACCTTTAATGATAAAAATACCTGGAGCCAGAAATACAACCTCGTTTGGGACAAATTGTTAAAACTTAATCTTTTTCCTGGAGAAGTATACAAAAAGGAGATTAACTTTTATTTAACCAAGCAAAAGGATTTTGGATTGCCGTTGGATAGCCGCAGGACCTACACTAAATCGGATTGGATTATGTGGACTGCGACTTTGGCTGATAATGAAGCCGATTTCCAAAAATTTATAAGTCCGATATACCGTTATGTTACCAAAACAGAAAGCAAGGTGCCATTGAGCGATTGGCATGAAACCACCAATGGTAAAATGACCGGCTTCCAGGCCAGGAGTGTTGTGGGAGGTTATTTCATCAAAATGTTAGCTGATAAATGGAATATTAAATAA
- a CDS encoding LacI family DNA-binding transcriptional regulator, producing MKSLSIKDIAVKANVSITTVSFIINGKAKEKSISEAVIEKVEKIIEESGYKPNQIARSLRTGNSNIIGLIIEDISNSFFSRIARLIEDKAYKRGYKIIYSSTENSIDKAKELINMFKTRKVDAYIISPIKGIEEDVKMLLEDGNPVIFFDRNLPDINTSYVGADHFNASYQSIQHFIGQGKKNIALVTTDINVEQITARYDGYKKALEDHGIKYDDNLVLKIHFNQEESETIAQVKELFDNKKIEAVLFATNYLAISGLKVLKKINKKIGGDFAVIAYDDHEAFELHTPGISAIQQPLEEIAENVIKLILKQLSTKAKPENQEIIIPAKLIIRD from the coding sequence ATGAAATCGCTTTCTATCAAAGATATAGCCGTAAAAGCCAATGTATCCATTACCACAGTTTCGTTCATTATTAACGGTAAAGCAAAAGAAAAATCGATAAGCGAAGCAGTAATAGAGAAAGTAGAAAAAATTATCGAAGAAAGTGGTTATAAACCTAATCAGATTGCAAGAAGTTTAAGAACCGGTAACTCCAATATCATCGGCCTGATTATCGAAGATATTTCCAACTCATTCTTCTCCAGGATTGCCAGGTTAATCGAAGACAAAGCTTATAAAAGAGGATATAAAATTATTTATTCCAGTACAGAAAACAGTATCGACAAGGCGAAGGAACTGATCAACATGTTCAAAACGCGAAAAGTTGATGCCTATATCATCTCTCCTATAAAAGGGATAGAAGAAGATGTAAAAATGCTGTTGGAAGATGGTAATCCGGTAATCTTTTTTGATAGAAACCTGCCCGATATCAATACCAGCTACGTTGGAGCCGATCATTTTAATGCTTCATACCAATCAATACAGCATTTTATCGGTCAAGGTAAAAAGAACATTGCCCTGGTTACTACTGATATCAACGTAGAGCAGATAACAGCGCGTTATGATGGTTATAAAAAAGCATTAGAAGATCATGGAATCAAGTATGACGACAACCTGGTTTTAAAGATCCATTTTAACCAGGAAGAAAGCGAAACCATTGCTCAGGTTAAAGAACTTTTCGATAATAAAAAAATTGAGGCAGTATTATTTGCAACCAATTATTTAGCAATCAGCGGATTAAAAGTATTGAAAAAGATCAATAAGAAAATAGGCGGGGATTTTGCTGTTATTGCATACGATGATCATGAAGCTTTCGAACTGCACACACCTGGTATTTCAGCAATTCAACAACCACTTGAGGAAATTGCAGAGAATGTAATTAAGCTGATTCTTAAACAATTGTCGACCAAAGCCAAACCCGAAAACCAGGAGATCATTATTCCAGCTAAATTAATCATAAGGGATTAA
- a CDS encoding RagB/SusD family nutrient uptake outer membrane protein, producing the protein MKNKSIIYTALALVVSMGTACTKLDENAYDVIPAEKFYSNKNEVISAVLRPYTHANAWVTPSGQDGWWRLAELSADQLAWPTKGPHGEDGGKWKRLHYHTWTVDEGGINNAWSLMYGGVGFCNDAIGNIEKRDIAQMGITQEEKNGYVAELKLLRAFHYLKLMDLFGNIPIATDLVDPSNPVLPNTTARKDVFTFIEKEIKDNINNVPKLAKSQLGRMSQASGYAMLVELYLNAEVWTGTPRWDDCIAAADKLINNEAGGQNGNMALDPNITDQFKNTNDQSKEVIFSIAYDFTRAKFEPSWTGEFYHFAQRDIYGGGRNGNDGIVLIPGVYEKFEADDLRKTGWLLFGPQKKFADGSDVQGTVEYAGKPLVFVDNIQRNSKNSTVSNMSEGEENSGVRFNKYKLGNSIPGIVNGVRVEPNPNYNNTDWNVYRLTWIYFAKAEAIMRKNGGVANADAVKLINDCKSRAYTPAVWASKAYTVATLTLDELLAERGREFIFEGFRRDDLIRFGKFATGSWWDHSPSSSFKTLYPIPQRQRDLNVKLTQNPGY; encoded by the coding sequence ATGAAAAATAAATCAATCATATATACAGCCCTTGCATTAGTGGTAAGTATGGGCACAGCCTGTACTAAACTAGATGAAAATGCATACGATGTTATCCCGGCTGAAAAATTCTACTCTAATAAAAACGAAGTTATTTCTGCTGTTTTAAGGCCGTATACTCATGCAAATGCCTGGGTTACGCCATCTGGACAAGATGGATGGTGGCGATTGGCCGAACTTTCAGCTGATCAGTTGGCATGGCCAACAAAGGGACCACATGGTGAAGACGGAGGCAAGTGGAAAAGATTACATTACCATACCTGGACGGTTGATGAAGGAGGTATCAATAATGCATGGTCCCTAATGTACGGAGGGGTTGGTTTTTGTAATGATGCCATTGGAAACATCGAGAAGAGAGATATTGCGCAGATGGGAATTACCCAAGAGGAAAAAAATGGCTATGTTGCAGAACTAAAATTACTTAGGGCATTTCACTATTTAAAGTTGATGGATTTGTTCGGTAATATTCCAATTGCAACAGATCTGGTTGATCCATCAAATCCTGTATTGCCAAATACTACTGCAAGGAAAGATGTTTTTACCTTTATTGAAAAGGAAATTAAAGATAATATCAATAACGTGCCTAAGCTGGCAAAATCGCAACTTGGAAGAATGAGCCAGGCAAGTGGTTATGCCATGCTGGTGGAGTTATATTTAAATGCAGAAGTATGGACTGGTACACCACGGTGGGATGATTGCATCGCGGCAGCTGATAAATTAATTAATAATGAGGCAGGTGGTCAAAATGGTAATATGGCGCTTGATCCAAACATTACCGATCAATTTAAAAATACAAATGATCAATCAAAAGAAGTTATTTTCTCCATTGCTTATGATTTTACCAGAGCTAAATTTGAACCATCGTGGACGGGTGAGTTTTATCATTTTGCACAACGTGATATTTATGGCGGCGGCAGGAATGGTAACGATGGCATCGTTTTAATTCCAGGTGTTTATGAAAAATTTGAAGCTGATGATTTGCGTAAAACTGGCTGGTTACTGTTTGGTCCTCAGAAAAAGTTCGCTGATGGATCTGATGTTCAAGGTACAGTAGAGTATGCAGGCAAGCCACTTGTATTTGTTGATAACATTCAAAGAAATTCGAAAAATTCTACCGTTAGCAATATGAGTGAGGGCGAAGAAAATAGTGGAGTTCGTTTTAATAAATATAAACTGGGCAATTCTATTCCAGGAATTGTAAATGGGGTGAGAGTAGAACCTAATCCAAATTACAACAATACAGACTGGAATGTTTACCGGTTAACATGGATCTATTTCGCAAAAGCTGAAGCCATTATGCGTAAAAATGGAGGTGTTGCCAATGCAGATGCAGTTAAGCTCATTAATGATTGTAAATCGAGAGCTTATACGCCGGCAGTTTGGGCTAGCAAAGCTTATACCGTGGCTACCTTAACGCTTGATGAGCTTTTGGCAGAACGCGGCAGGGAATTTATATTTGAAGGTTTTAGAAGGGACGATTTGATTAGATTCGGAAAATTTGCAACCGGAAGTTGGTGGGATCATAGTCCATCCTCATCATTTAAAACATTATATCCTATTCCACAAAGGCAAAGAGATTTGAATGTTAAACTGACTCAAAACCCAGGTTACTGA